From the genome of Spinacia oleracea cultivar Varoflay chromosome 2, BTI_SOV_V1, whole genome shotgun sequence, one region includes:
- the LOC110780320 gene encoding transcription factor MYB87, producing the protein MGRSPCCDKAKVKKGPWSNEEDSILVNFVANHGNGGNWISLPKQAGLNRCGKSCRLRWLNYLRPDIRHGDFTDDEDYIIYALYNNIGSKWSVIASNLTGRTDNDVKNYWNTKLKKKISSGKFKNMNIPMVNISKHNNTYYSGRSNSSTELLDRSHPFLHSQVGQDDIFDTRKGYENFIQSGYTSSNNSVTDPEISSYSGSSSSVDVNQNSLGSITSFKGEEDEFWMDLLSDSFDDVVHGSQLEEKISEIASLLDDSFS; encoded by the exons ATGGGAAGATCACCGTGTTGCGATAAAGCTAAGGTTAAAAAAGGGCCATGGTCTAATGAAGAAGATTCAATCCTTGTAAACTTTGTTGCGAATCATGGCAATGGAGGCAATTGGATTTCACTACCTAAACAAGCTG GATTGAATCGATGTGGGAAGAGTTGTCGATTAAGATGGTTAAATTATCTTAGACCGGATATCAGGCATGGTGATTTCACAGATGACGAAGATTATATTATATACGCCCTTTACAACAACATAGGCAGCAA GTGGTCAGTAATTGCTTCAAATCTAACAGGAAGAACAGATAATGATGTGAAGAATTACTGGAACACCAAGCTTAAGAAGAAGATATCATCAGGAAAATTCAAGAATATGAATATTCCCATGGTTAATATTTCTAAACATAATAATACTTATTATTCTGGGAGATCTAATTCTAGTACAGAATTATTAGACAGAAGTCATCCGTTTCTGCATAGTCAAGTAGGTCAAGATGACATTTTCGACACGAGAAAGggttatgaaaattttattcaaaGTGGATACACTAGTAGTAATAATTCAGTGACAGATCCAGAAATTTCAAGCTATTCAGGATCATCAAGTTCTGTGGATGTTAATCAAAATAGCTTGGGATCGATTACGTCGTTTAAAGGTGAAGAAGATGAGTTTTGGATGGATTTGTTGTCTGATTCTTTTGATGATGTTGTACATGGTTCTCAACTTGAGGAGAAAATCAGTGAGATTGCTTCTCTTTTAGATGATTCGTTTAGTTAA
- the LOC110799741 gene encoding ATP-dependent DNA helicase Q-like SIM: MEALGAWFSQQDCLVLAATWSGKSLCFQLPALLTRKVVVVISPLISLMHDQCLKLSKHGISACFLGSGQPDNTVEKKAMNGMYSVVYVCLETLLSFHCLMRCIMHTNKSTSEACGEPWNSFICHR; this comes from the exons ATGGAAGCTCTTGGTGCTTGGTTTTCTCAGCAAGACTGTCTTGTTCTTGCAGCAACATGGTCTG GGAAATCTCTGTGCTTTCAGCTACCTGCGCTTTTGACAAGGAAGGTCGTGGTCGTGATTTCTCCATTGATAAGCTTGATGCATGACCAGTGCTTAAAGCTATCAAAACATGGCATCTCTGCATGTTTCCTTGGATCAGGACAACCAGATAACACCGTTGAGAAGAAAGCAATGAACGGCATGTATTCCGTTGTATACGTTTGCCTCGAAACACTGCTTAG CTTTCACTGTCTGATGAGGTGTATAATGCATACTAATAAGTCCACTTCAGAGGCTTGCGGAGAACCGTGGAATAGCTTTATTTGCCATCGATGA
- the LOC110792051 gene encoding uncharacterized protein codes for MSNLTKLESAALDITGKNYLSWVLDAEIHLDAKDLGDTIKEGNKETSQNKAKAMIFLRHHLHEGLKIEYLTIKDPQVLWNNLKERYDHQKTVILPKARYDWLHLRLQDFKSVSEYNSAMFRITSQLKLCGEKITDAEILEKTYSTFHANNIVLQTQYREKGFKKYSELISCLLVAEQNNELLLKNHESRPTGSTPFPEANVTSHNGKEKYHANNSGRGRGQGRGRGRGYGYGRGRGRGGSFKKSYPHQKWDNKDGNKQEKDKSENVTNVCYRCGGKGHWSRTCRTPKHLVELYQQSLKQKGKKVETNLVYEDGEGDFDCGDTTHLEVADFLITPEGNN; via the coding sequence ATGTCGAACCTTACAAAACTCGAATCCGCGGCCCTTGATATTACTGGAAAGAACTATTTATCTTGGGTGTTAGACGCTGAAATTCACCTAGATGCAAAAGACCTTGGTGATACAATCAAAGAAGGAAATAAAGAAACAAGTCAAAACAAAGCTAAGGCTATGATATTTCTTCGCCATCACCTCCACGAGGGCCTTAAGATTGAGTACTTGACTATAAAAGATCCACAAGTCCTTTGGAATAATCTAAAGGAAAGATATGACCACCAGAAAACTGTGATATTACCTAAAGCTCGTTATGACTGGTTACATTTAAGACTACAAGACTTTAAGTCTGTAAGTGAATATAACTCAGCTATGTTCAGAATTACTTCACAATTGAAGTTATGTGGAGAGAAAATCACTGATGCGGAAATTTTAGAGAAAACATACTCTACCTTTCACGCAAACAACATTGTCCTGCAAACACAATATCGTGAAAAGGGATTTAAGAAATATTCTGAACTTATATCATGTCTCCTTGTGGCTGAGCAAAATAACGAGCTATTACTGAAAAATCATGAATCACGTCCAACTGGCTCTACTCCGTTCCCTGAAGCGAATGTGACATCCCATAATGGGAAAGAAAAATATCATGCCAACAATAGTGGTCGAGGACGTGGTCAAGGACGTGGACGTGGACGTGGATATGGATATGGTCGAGGTCGAGGCCGAGGCGGTTCTTTCAAGAAATCGTATCCCCACCAGAAGTGGGACAATAAAGATGGTAACAAACAAGAGAAAGATAAAAGCGAGAATGTGACTAATGTATGTTatcgatgtggaggaaaaggtCATTGGTCTCGTACATGTCGTACACCAAAACACCTGGTTGAGCTCTATCAACAATCATTAAAGCAAAAGGGAAAGAAAGTAGAAACAAATCTTGTGTACGAAGATGGCGAAGGTGACTTTGATTGTGGCGATACAACTCACCTGGAAGTTGCTGATTTCCTCATCACCCCTGAAGGGAATAATTAA
- the LOC130467481 gene encoding secreted RxLR effector protein 161-like, whose translation MYLASHTRPDISFTVNLLARFSSCPTRRHWNGIKHVLRYLQGTKDMGLFFSNQTKEDLIGFADAGYLSDPHTARSQTGYVFTCGGTAISWRSMKQTIAATSSNHAEILAIHEASRECVWLRSVIQHIREDCGISTGKEAPTVMYEDNAACIAQLKDGYIKGDRTKHILPKFFFTHDLQKNGDVQVLQIRSSENLADLFTKALPTATFKKLVYQIGLRRLKDLKLCNHEGE comes from the coding sequence ATGTACCTTGCTAGTCATACGAGACCCGACATATCATTTACAGTAAATTTGTTAGCAAGGTTTAGCTCATGTCCAACTCGAAGGCATTGGAATGGGATAAAACATGTACTTCGTTACCTCCAAGGAACGAAAGATATGGGATTATTCTTTTCTAACCAGACCAAAGAAGACTTAATTGGTTTTGCAGATGCAGGTTATTTGTCTGATCCCCATACTGCTCGATCACAAACAGGATATGTTTTCACATGTGGTGGTACTGCCATTTCTTGGCGTTCCATGAAGCAAACTATTGCAGCTACTTCTTCTAACCATGCAGAAATTTTAGCTATTCACGAAGCTAGTCGTGAATGTGTATGGTTAAGGTCTGTAATTCAACATATACGAGAAGATTGTGGCATATCCACAGGGAAAGAAGCTCCAACGGTTATGTATGAAGATAATGCAGCATGCATTGCACAGCTCAAGGATGGATACATCAAAGGTGATAGAACAAAGCACATTTTACCAAAATTCTTCTTCACCCATGACCTGCAGAAGAATGGTGATGTACAAGTTCTGCAGATTCGTTCAAGTGAAAATTTGGCAGACCTATTTACCAAGGCGCTTCCAACTGCTACTTTTAAGAAATTAGTTTACCAGATTGGATTGCGTCGTCTGAAAGATCTCAAGTTATGTAATCATGAGGGGGAGTAG